Proteins from one Chelonia mydas isolate rCheMyd1 chromosome 14, rCheMyd1.pri.v2, whole genome shotgun sequence genomic window:
- the LOC119567492 gene encoding zinc finger protein 345 isoform X3 yields the protein MEQYVLLDPRQRALYRDVMQESYETLMALEFPISKPDLLSRLDRGDEPTALDLHVPRGGRAAADSTASGKEEEKPQEARPEEPAPGKADGAGKAPQSPEAGEKPPANSGESPNTCAECGKTFSHKSALAKHQKIHTGERPHECPDCGKTFIQRSDLTIHRRVHTGERPYACPDCGRRFSVSSSLLTHQRTHAPGGEKPNRCPQCGKSFADPNALARHQKSHLGGKPYECGVCGKAFAWSSHLERHQRIHTGEKPFQCGECGRAFAWSSHLDRHMRTHAAAAEEEEAEEEAPPPPQRCADCGKRLNHQTDPQRFKHKGTQTQDGGGLGEGPCQVEESGPERPHRCQQCGKCFSQSSNLLKHQRVHTGERPYACPDCGRRFRWGSALAKHRRTHTRERPAEDPAPAPDTGAAGKPYPCGACGKSFGWISHLERHRRIHTGEKPYRCGECGRAFAVSSHLERHRRIHTGERPYRCGDCGKSFAVSSTLLAHRRTHATREGRPHQCPDCGKGFTAAAALERHRRLHRGEKPYQCSVCGKGFAWSSHYDRHRLTHTGEKPFPCAHCGKRFGRSSHRNRHQRAHAQAGAEKRHVCPDCGKAFSLSAALAAHQRLHTAGTDSPLSLLPPAWWEAERRTGTTTPPPEAWAEDPATRFQCPVPSASPTASPRAWATKSLSAPGAWRPGEREASAAAPLESWAQQPPPSS from the exons ATGGAGCAGTACGTGCTGCTGGATCCCCGGCAGAGGGCCCTGTACagggatgtcatgcaggagaGCTACGAAACCCTGATGGCCCTTG AATTTCCAATTTCCAAGCCTGACCTGCTCTCCCGGCTGGACCGAGGGGATGAGCCGACAGCCCTGGATCTTCACGTACCCAGAGGTGGCCGGGCAG CAGCAGACAGCACCGCCAGTGGGAAAGAAGAAGAGAAACCGCAGGAAGCGAGGCCAGAGGAGCCAGCCCCGGGAAAAGCCGACGGCGCTGGGAAGGCTCCCCAAAGCCCCGAGGCAGGGGAGAAGCCGCCGGCTAACAGCGGGGAGAGCCCCAACACCTGCGCCGAGTGTGGCAAGACCTTCAGCCACAAGTCGGCGCTGGCCAAGCACCAGAAGATCCACACGGGCGAGAGGCCCCATGAATGCCCCGACTGTGGCAAGACCTTCATCCAGCGCTCGGACCTGACCATCCACCGGCGGGTGCACACTGGGGAGCGCCCCTATGCCTGCCCCGACTGCGGGCGCCGCTTCAGCGTCAGCTCCTCCCTGCTGACCCACCAGCGCACCCATGCGCCGGGTGGAGAGAAGCCCAACCGCTGCCCgcagtgcgggaagagcttcgcCGACCCCAACGCCCTGGCCCGGCACCAGAAGAGCCACCTGGGCGGCAAGCCGTATGAGTGCGGCGTCTGCGGCAAGGCCTTCGCCTGGAGCTCCCACCTGGAGCggcaccagcgcatccacacgggagagaagcCCTTTCAGTGTGGGGAGTGCGGCCGGGCCTTCGCCTGGAGCTCCCATCTGGACCGCCACATGCGCACCCACGCGGCAGctgcggaggaggaggaggctgaggaggaagccccgcccccgccgcagAGATGCGCTGACTGCGGTAAGCGCCTCAACCACCAGACGGACCCACAGCGCTTCAAGCACAAGGGGACGCAGACCCAGGACGGCGGCGGGCTGGGAGAGGGGCCCTGCCAGGTCGAGGAGAGTGGCCCCGAGCGGCCCCACCGCTGCCAACAGTGCGGCAAATGCTTCAGCCAGAGCTCGAACCTGCTCAAGCACCAGCGCGTGCACACGGGCGAGCGGCCCTACGCCTGCCCGGACTGCGGGCGCCGCTTCCGCTGGGGATCAGCCCTGGCCAAACACCGGCGCACCCACACCCGGGAAAGGCCCGCCGAGGACCCGGCGCCGGCCCCTGACACCGGCGCTGCCGGCAAGCCGTACCCGTGTGGGGCCTGCGGGAAGAGCTTCGGCTGGATCTCGCACCTGGAGCGTCACCGGCGCATCCACACGGGAGAAAAGCCCTACCGGTGCGGGGAGTGCGGGCGGGCCTTCGCCGTCAGCTCCCACCTGGAGCGGCACCGGCGCATCCACACTGGTGAGCGGCCCTACCGCTGTGGCGACTGTGGCAAGAGCTTTGCCGTCAGCTCCACCCTGCTGGCTCACCGGCGCACCCACGCCACCCGGGAggggaggcctcaccagtgccctgaCTGTGGCAAAGGTTTCACTgctgccgcagccctggagcGGCACCGCCGGCTGCACCGGGGTGAGAAGCCTTACCAGTGCAGTGTCTGTGGCAAAGGCTTCGCCTGGAGCTCGCACTACGACCGGCACCGGCTCACCCACACCGGAGAAAAGCCCTTCCCCTGCGCCCACTGTGGAAAGCGCTTTGGCCGCAGCTCCCACCGCAACCGGCACCAGCGGGCCCACGCCCAGGCTGGCGCGGAGAAACGGCATGTCTGTCCTGACTGCGGTAAAGCCTTCAGCCTCAGCGCGGCCCTGGCGGCCCACCAGAGACTCCACACCGCTGGCACCGACAGCCCGCTCTCCCTGCTGCCGCCCGCCTGGTGGGAGGCCGAGAGGAGGACCGGGACGACCACGCCACCGCCCGAGGCCTGGGCTGAGGATCCGGCCACCCGCTTCCAATGCCCTGTCCCCTCCGCTTCTCCGACTGCTTCCCCCCGGGCCTGGGCGACCAAGTCTCTCTCAGCTCCCGGCGCATGGAGGCCAGGGGAACGGGAGGCCAGTGCTGCTGCCCCTCTGGAGAGCTGGGCCCAGCAACCTCCTCCCAGCTCCTAA
- the LOC119567492 gene encoding zinc finger protein 883 isoform X4 gives MEQYVLLDPRQRALYRDVMQESYETLMALEFPISKPDLLSRLDRGDEPTALDLHVPRGGRAADSTASGKEEEKPQEARPEEPAPGKADGAGKAPQSPEAGEKPPANSGESPNTCAECGKTFSHKSALAKHQKIHTGERPHECPDCGKTFIQRSDLTIHRRVHTGERPYACPDCGRRFSVSSSLLTHQRTHAPGGEKPNRCPQCGKSFADPNALARHQKSHLGGKPYECGVCGKAFAWSSHLERHQRIHTGEKPFQCGECGRAFAWSSHLDRHMRTHAAAAEEEEAEEEAPPPPQRCADCGKRLNHQTDPQRFKHKGTQTQDGGGLGEGPCQVEESGPERPHRCQQCGKCFSQSSNLLKHQRVHTGERPYACPDCGRRFRWGSALAKHRRTHTRERPAEDPAPAPDTGAAGKPYPCGACGKSFGWISHLERHRRIHTGEKPYRCGECGRAFAVSSHLERHRRIHTGERPYRCGDCGKSFAVSSTLLAHRRTHATREGRPHQCPDCGKGFTAAAALERHRRLHRGEKPYQCSVCGKGFAWSSHYDRHRLTHTGEKPFPCAHCGKRFGRSSHRNRHQRAHAQAGAEKRHVCPDCGKAFSLSAALAAHQRLHTAGTDSPLSLLPPAWWEAERRTGTTTPPPEAWAEDPATRFQCPVPSASPTASPRAWATKSLSAPGAWRPGEREASAAAPLESWAQQPPPSS, from the exons ATGGAGCAGTACGTGCTGCTGGATCCCCGGCAGAGGGCCCTGTACagggatgtcatgcaggagaGCTACGAAACCCTGATGGCCCTTG AATTTCCAATTTCCAAGCCTGACCTGCTCTCCCGGCTGGACCGAGGGGATGAGCCGACAGCCCTGGATCTTCACGTACCCAGAGGTGGCCGGGCAG CAGACAGCACCGCCAGTGGGAAAGAAGAAGAGAAACCGCAGGAAGCGAGGCCAGAGGAGCCAGCCCCGGGAAAAGCCGACGGCGCTGGGAAGGCTCCCCAAAGCCCCGAGGCAGGGGAGAAGCCGCCGGCTAACAGCGGGGAGAGCCCCAACACCTGCGCCGAGTGTGGCAAGACCTTCAGCCACAAGTCGGCGCTGGCCAAGCACCAGAAGATCCACACGGGCGAGAGGCCCCATGAATGCCCCGACTGTGGCAAGACCTTCATCCAGCGCTCGGACCTGACCATCCACCGGCGGGTGCACACTGGGGAGCGCCCCTATGCCTGCCCCGACTGCGGGCGCCGCTTCAGCGTCAGCTCCTCCCTGCTGACCCACCAGCGCACCCATGCGCCGGGTGGAGAGAAGCCCAACCGCTGCCCgcagtgcgggaagagcttcgcCGACCCCAACGCCCTGGCCCGGCACCAGAAGAGCCACCTGGGCGGCAAGCCGTATGAGTGCGGCGTCTGCGGCAAGGCCTTCGCCTGGAGCTCCCACCTGGAGCggcaccagcgcatccacacgggagagaagcCCTTTCAGTGTGGGGAGTGCGGCCGGGCCTTCGCCTGGAGCTCCCATCTGGACCGCCACATGCGCACCCACGCGGCAGctgcggaggaggaggaggctgaggaggaagccccgcccccgccgcagAGATGCGCTGACTGCGGTAAGCGCCTCAACCACCAGACGGACCCACAGCGCTTCAAGCACAAGGGGACGCAGACCCAGGACGGCGGCGGGCTGGGAGAGGGGCCCTGCCAGGTCGAGGAGAGTGGCCCCGAGCGGCCCCACCGCTGCCAACAGTGCGGCAAATGCTTCAGCCAGAGCTCGAACCTGCTCAAGCACCAGCGCGTGCACACGGGCGAGCGGCCCTACGCCTGCCCGGACTGCGGGCGCCGCTTCCGCTGGGGATCAGCCCTGGCCAAACACCGGCGCACCCACACCCGGGAAAGGCCCGCCGAGGACCCGGCGCCGGCCCCTGACACCGGCGCTGCCGGCAAGCCGTACCCGTGTGGGGCCTGCGGGAAGAGCTTCGGCTGGATCTCGCACCTGGAGCGTCACCGGCGCATCCACACGGGAGAAAAGCCCTACCGGTGCGGGGAGTGCGGGCGGGCCTTCGCCGTCAGCTCCCACCTGGAGCGGCACCGGCGCATCCACACTGGTGAGCGGCCCTACCGCTGTGGCGACTGTGGCAAGAGCTTTGCCGTCAGCTCCACCCTGCTGGCTCACCGGCGCACCCACGCCACCCGGGAggggaggcctcaccagtgccctgaCTGTGGCAAAGGTTTCACTgctgccgcagccctggagcGGCACCGCCGGCTGCACCGGGGTGAGAAGCCTTACCAGTGCAGTGTCTGTGGCAAAGGCTTCGCCTGGAGCTCGCACTACGACCGGCACCGGCTCACCCACACCGGAGAAAAGCCCTTCCCCTGCGCCCACTGTGGAAAGCGCTTTGGCCGCAGCTCCCACCGCAACCGGCACCAGCGGGCCCACGCCCAGGCTGGCGCGGAGAAACGGCATGTCTGTCCTGACTGCGGTAAAGCCTTCAGCCTCAGCGCGGCCCTGGCGGCCCACCAGAGACTCCACACCGCTGGCACCGACAGCCCGCTCTCCCTGCTGCCGCCCGCCTGGTGGGAGGCCGAGAGGAGGACCGGGACGACCACGCCACCGCCCGAGGCCTGGGCTGAGGATCCGGCCACCCGCTTCCAATGCCCTGTCCCCTCCGCTTCTCCGACTGCTTCCCCCCGGGCCTGGGCGACCAAGTCTCTCTCAGCTCCCGGCGCATGGAGGCCAGGGGAACGGGAGGCCAGTGCTGCTGCCCCTCTGGAGAGCTGGGCCCAGCAACCTCCTCCCAGCTCCTAA
- the LOC119567492 gene encoding zinc finger protein 135 isoform X2, which yields MWAARRMQPPDGEVEVGVGDRWRRQEPCLTMEQYVLLDPRQRALYRDVMQESYETLMALEFPISKPDLLSRLDRGDEPTALDLHVPRGGRAADSTASGKEEEKPQEARPEEPAPGKADGAGKAPQSPEAGEKPPANSGESPNTCAECGKTFSHKSALAKHQKIHTGERPHECPDCGKTFIQRSDLTIHRRVHTGERPYACPDCGRRFSVSSSLLTHQRTHAPGGEKPNRCPQCGKSFADPNALARHQKSHLGGKPYECGVCGKAFAWSSHLERHQRIHTGEKPFQCGECGRAFAWSSHLDRHMRTHAAAAEEEEAEEEAPPPPQRCADCGKRLNHQTDPQRFKHKGTQTQDGGGLGEGPCQVEESGPERPHRCQQCGKCFSQSSNLLKHQRVHTGERPYACPDCGRRFRWGSALAKHRRTHTRERPAEDPAPAPDTGAAGKPYPCGACGKSFGWISHLERHRRIHTGEKPYRCGECGRAFAVSSHLERHRRIHTGERPYRCGDCGKSFAVSSTLLAHRRTHATREGRPHQCPDCGKGFTAAAALERHRRLHRGEKPYQCSVCGKGFAWSSHYDRHRLTHTGEKPFPCAHCGKRFGRSSHRNRHQRAHAQAGAEKRHVCPDCGKAFSLSAALAAHQRLHTAGTDSPLSLLPPAWWEAERRTGTTTPPPEAWAEDPATRFQCPVPSASPTASPRAWATKSLSAPGAWRPGEREASAAAPLESWAQQPPPSS from the exons ATGTGGGCTGCCAGGAGGATGCAGCCACCAGATGGAGAAGTTGAAGTTG GGGTCGGCGACCGGTGGAGGAGGCAGGAGCCGTGTCTCACCATGGAGCAGTACGTGCTGCTGGATCCCCGGCAGAGGGCCCTGTACagggatgtcatgcaggagaGCTACGAAACCCTGATGGCCCTTG AATTTCCAATTTCCAAGCCTGACCTGCTCTCCCGGCTGGACCGAGGGGATGAGCCGACAGCCCTGGATCTTCACGTACCCAGAGGTGGCCGGGCAG CAGACAGCACCGCCAGTGGGAAAGAAGAAGAGAAACCGCAGGAAGCGAGGCCAGAGGAGCCAGCCCCGGGAAAAGCCGACGGCGCTGGGAAGGCTCCCCAAAGCCCCGAGGCAGGGGAGAAGCCGCCGGCTAACAGCGGGGAGAGCCCCAACACCTGCGCCGAGTGTGGCAAGACCTTCAGCCACAAGTCGGCGCTGGCCAAGCACCAGAAGATCCACACGGGCGAGAGGCCCCATGAATGCCCCGACTGTGGCAAGACCTTCATCCAGCGCTCGGACCTGACCATCCACCGGCGGGTGCACACTGGGGAGCGCCCCTATGCCTGCCCCGACTGCGGGCGCCGCTTCAGCGTCAGCTCCTCCCTGCTGACCCACCAGCGCACCCATGCGCCGGGTGGAGAGAAGCCCAACCGCTGCCCgcagtgcgggaagagcttcgcCGACCCCAACGCCCTGGCCCGGCACCAGAAGAGCCACCTGGGCGGCAAGCCGTATGAGTGCGGCGTCTGCGGCAAGGCCTTCGCCTGGAGCTCCCACCTGGAGCggcaccagcgcatccacacgggagagaagcCCTTTCAGTGTGGGGAGTGCGGCCGGGCCTTCGCCTGGAGCTCCCATCTGGACCGCCACATGCGCACCCACGCGGCAGctgcggaggaggaggaggctgaggaggaagccccgcccccgccgcagAGATGCGCTGACTGCGGTAAGCGCCTCAACCACCAGACGGACCCACAGCGCTTCAAGCACAAGGGGACGCAGACCCAGGACGGCGGCGGGCTGGGAGAGGGGCCCTGCCAGGTCGAGGAGAGTGGCCCCGAGCGGCCCCACCGCTGCCAACAGTGCGGCAAATGCTTCAGCCAGAGCTCGAACCTGCTCAAGCACCAGCGCGTGCACACGGGCGAGCGGCCCTACGCCTGCCCGGACTGCGGGCGCCGCTTCCGCTGGGGATCAGCCCTGGCCAAACACCGGCGCACCCACACCCGGGAAAGGCCCGCCGAGGACCCGGCGCCGGCCCCTGACACCGGCGCTGCCGGCAAGCCGTACCCGTGTGGGGCCTGCGGGAAGAGCTTCGGCTGGATCTCGCACCTGGAGCGTCACCGGCGCATCCACACGGGAGAAAAGCCCTACCGGTGCGGGGAGTGCGGGCGGGCCTTCGCCGTCAGCTCCCACCTGGAGCGGCACCGGCGCATCCACACTGGTGAGCGGCCCTACCGCTGTGGCGACTGTGGCAAGAGCTTTGCCGTCAGCTCCACCCTGCTGGCTCACCGGCGCACCCACGCCACCCGGGAggggaggcctcaccagtgccctgaCTGTGGCAAAGGTTTCACTgctgccgcagccctggagcGGCACCGCCGGCTGCACCGGGGTGAGAAGCCTTACCAGTGCAGTGTCTGTGGCAAAGGCTTCGCCTGGAGCTCGCACTACGACCGGCACCGGCTCACCCACACCGGAGAAAAGCCCTTCCCCTGCGCCCACTGTGGAAAGCGCTTTGGCCGCAGCTCCCACCGCAACCGGCACCAGCGGGCCCACGCCCAGGCTGGCGCGGAGAAACGGCATGTCTGTCCTGACTGCGGTAAAGCCTTCAGCCTCAGCGCGGCCCTGGCGGCCCACCAGAGACTCCACACCGCTGGCACCGACAGCCCGCTCTCCCTGCTGCCGCCCGCCTGGTGGGAGGCCGAGAGGAGGACCGGGACGACCACGCCACCGCCCGAGGCCTGGGCTGAGGATCCGGCCACCCGCTTCCAATGCCCTGTCCCCTCCGCTTCTCCGACTGCTTCCCCCCGGGCCTGGGCGACCAAGTCTCTCTCAGCTCCCGGCGCATGGAGGCCAGGGGAACGGGAGGCCAGTGCTGCTGCCCCTCTGGAGAGCTGGGCCCAGCAACCTCCTCCCAGCTCCTAA
- the LOC119567492 gene encoding zinc finger protein 345 isoform X1, with amino-acid sequence MWAARRMQPPDGEVEVGVGDRWRRQEPCLTMEQYVLLDPRQRALYRDVMQESYETLMALEFPISKPDLLSRLDRGDEPTALDLHVPRGGRAAADSTASGKEEEKPQEARPEEPAPGKADGAGKAPQSPEAGEKPPANSGESPNTCAECGKTFSHKSALAKHQKIHTGERPHECPDCGKTFIQRSDLTIHRRVHTGERPYACPDCGRRFSVSSSLLTHQRTHAPGGEKPNRCPQCGKSFADPNALARHQKSHLGGKPYECGVCGKAFAWSSHLERHQRIHTGEKPFQCGECGRAFAWSSHLDRHMRTHAAAAEEEEAEEEAPPPPQRCADCGKRLNHQTDPQRFKHKGTQTQDGGGLGEGPCQVEESGPERPHRCQQCGKCFSQSSNLLKHQRVHTGERPYACPDCGRRFRWGSALAKHRRTHTRERPAEDPAPAPDTGAAGKPYPCGACGKSFGWISHLERHRRIHTGEKPYRCGECGRAFAVSSHLERHRRIHTGERPYRCGDCGKSFAVSSTLLAHRRTHATREGRPHQCPDCGKGFTAAAALERHRRLHRGEKPYQCSVCGKGFAWSSHYDRHRLTHTGEKPFPCAHCGKRFGRSSHRNRHQRAHAQAGAEKRHVCPDCGKAFSLSAALAAHQRLHTAGTDSPLSLLPPAWWEAERRTGTTTPPPEAWAEDPATRFQCPVPSASPTASPRAWATKSLSAPGAWRPGEREASAAAPLESWAQQPPPSS; translated from the exons ATGTGGGCTGCCAGGAGGATGCAGCCACCAGATGGAGAAGTTGAAGTTG GGGTCGGCGACCGGTGGAGGAGGCAGGAGCCGTGTCTCACCATGGAGCAGTACGTGCTGCTGGATCCCCGGCAGAGGGCCCTGTACagggatgtcatgcaggagaGCTACGAAACCCTGATGGCCCTTG AATTTCCAATTTCCAAGCCTGACCTGCTCTCCCGGCTGGACCGAGGGGATGAGCCGACAGCCCTGGATCTTCACGTACCCAGAGGTGGCCGGGCAG CAGCAGACAGCACCGCCAGTGGGAAAGAAGAAGAGAAACCGCAGGAAGCGAGGCCAGAGGAGCCAGCCCCGGGAAAAGCCGACGGCGCTGGGAAGGCTCCCCAAAGCCCCGAGGCAGGGGAGAAGCCGCCGGCTAACAGCGGGGAGAGCCCCAACACCTGCGCCGAGTGTGGCAAGACCTTCAGCCACAAGTCGGCGCTGGCCAAGCACCAGAAGATCCACACGGGCGAGAGGCCCCATGAATGCCCCGACTGTGGCAAGACCTTCATCCAGCGCTCGGACCTGACCATCCACCGGCGGGTGCACACTGGGGAGCGCCCCTATGCCTGCCCCGACTGCGGGCGCCGCTTCAGCGTCAGCTCCTCCCTGCTGACCCACCAGCGCACCCATGCGCCGGGTGGAGAGAAGCCCAACCGCTGCCCgcagtgcgggaagagcttcgcCGACCCCAACGCCCTGGCCCGGCACCAGAAGAGCCACCTGGGCGGCAAGCCGTATGAGTGCGGCGTCTGCGGCAAGGCCTTCGCCTGGAGCTCCCACCTGGAGCggcaccagcgcatccacacgggagagaagcCCTTTCAGTGTGGGGAGTGCGGCCGGGCCTTCGCCTGGAGCTCCCATCTGGACCGCCACATGCGCACCCACGCGGCAGctgcggaggaggaggaggctgaggaggaagccccgcccccgccgcagAGATGCGCTGACTGCGGTAAGCGCCTCAACCACCAGACGGACCCACAGCGCTTCAAGCACAAGGGGACGCAGACCCAGGACGGCGGCGGGCTGGGAGAGGGGCCCTGCCAGGTCGAGGAGAGTGGCCCCGAGCGGCCCCACCGCTGCCAACAGTGCGGCAAATGCTTCAGCCAGAGCTCGAACCTGCTCAAGCACCAGCGCGTGCACACGGGCGAGCGGCCCTACGCCTGCCCGGACTGCGGGCGCCGCTTCCGCTGGGGATCAGCCCTGGCCAAACACCGGCGCACCCACACCCGGGAAAGGCCCGCCGAGGACCCGGCGCCGGCCCCTGACACCGGCGCTGCCGGCAAGCCGTACCCGTGTGGGGCCTGCGGGAAGAGCTTCGGCTGGATCTCGCACCTGGAGCGTCACCGGCGCATCCACACGGGAGAAAAGCCCTACCGGTGCGGGGAGTGCGGGCGGGCCTTCGCCGTCAGCTCCCACCTGGAGCGGCACCGGCGCATCCACACTGGTGAGCGGCCCTACCGCTGTGGCGACTGTGGCAAGAGCTTTGCCGTCAGCTCCACCCTGCTGGCTCACCGGCGCACCCACGCCACCCGGGAggggaggcctcaccagtgccctgaCTGTGGCAAAGGTTTCACTgctgccgcagccctggagcGGCACCGCCGGCTGCACCGGGGTGAGAAGCCTTACCAGTGCAGTGTCTGTGGCAAAGGCTTCGCCTGGAGCTCGCACTACGACCGGCACCGGCTCACCCACACCGGAGAAAAGCCCTTCCCCTGCGCCCACTGTGGAAAGCGCTTTGGCCGCAGCTCCCACCGCAACCGGCACCAGCGGGCCCACGCCCAGGCTGGCGCGGAGAAACGGCATGTCTGTCCTGACTGCGGTAAAGCCTTCAGCCTCAGCGCGGCCCTGGCGGCCCACCAGAGACTCCACACCGCTGGCACCGACAGCCCGCTCTCCCTGCTGCCGCCCGCCTGGTGGGAGGCCGAGAGGAGGACCGGGACGACCACGCCACCGCCCGAGGCCTGGGCTGAGGATCCGGCCACCCGCTTCCAATGCCCTGTCCCCTCCGCTTCTCCGACTGCTTCCCCCCGGGCCTGGGCGACCAAGTCTCTCTCAGCTCCCGGCGCATGGAGGCCAGGGGAACGGGAGGCCAGTGCTGCTGCCCCTCTGGAGAGCTGGGCCCAGCAACCTCCTCCCAGCTCCTAA